The Natrinema salifodinae genome includes a window with the following:
- a CDS encoding 2Fe-2S iron-sulfur cluster-binding protein codes for MTDPTTWDVELRIPADADVDAAGESRTIEVDEDESILAAARAAGIWLSADCQQGWCITCGAKLLEGEVDHSRAKRYYPEDEAANFVLTCVARPRADCVIEVERHDELLRHRADHDKPPGRSKLG; via the coding sequence GTGACCGATCCCACGACGTGGGACGTCGAACTTCGAATTCCCGCGGACGCCGACGTAGACGCCGCCGGCGAGTCCCGGACCATCGAGGTCGACGAGGACGAGTCGATCCTCGCGGCGGCCCGCGCGGCCGGCATCTGGCTGTCCGCGGACTGCCAGCAGGGGTGGTGTATCACCTGCGGCGCGAAACTCCTCGAGGGTGAGGTCGATCACAGTCGGGCCAAGCGATACTACCCGGAGGACGAGGCGGCGAACTTCGTGCTCACCTGCGTCGCGCGACCCCGTGCGGACTGCGTCATCGAGGTCGAACGGCACGACGAACTGCTCCGCCACCGCGCCGACCACGACAAGCCACCTGGCCGGTCGAAGCTCGGGTGA